A genomic segment from Pseudomonas mendocina encodes:
- a CDS encoding 2-hydroxy-3-oxopropionate reductase, whose protein sequence is MAKIGFIGTGIMGKPMAQNLQKAGHTLFLSEHHDPAPADLVAAGAVALANPQEVAQEAEFIIVMVPDTPQVEDVLFRADGVASGVGSGKIVIDMSSISPSATKAFAEKIKATGAAYLDAPVSGGEVGAKAATLSIMVGGCPNAFERALPLFQAMGKNITRVGGNGDGQTAKVANQIIVALNIQAVAEALLFAARNGADPAKVREALSGGFAGSKILEVHGERMIKGTFDPGFRISLHQKDLNLALSGARELGLNLPNTANAQQVFSTCAALGGSGWDHSALIKGLEHMANFNIRGE, encoded by the coding sequence ATGGCAAAAATCGGATTTATCGGCACCGGCATCATGGGCAAACCCATGGCGCAGAACCTGCAGAAAGCCGGTCACACCCTGTTCCTTTCCGAGCATCACGACCCGGCTCCGGCCGACCTCGTAGCGGCCGGGGCCGTCGCGCTGGCCAACCCGCAGGAAGTCGCCCAGGAAGCCGAATTCATCATCGTCATGGTGCCGGACACCCCGCAGGTCGAAGACGTGCTGTTCCGCGCGGACGGTGTTGCCAGCGGTGTTGGCAGCGGCAAGATCGTGATCGACATGAGCTCAATCTCGCCCTCCGCCACCAAGGCCTTCGCCGAGAAGATCAAGGCCACCGGCGCCGCCTACCTGGACGCCCCGGTGTCCGGCGGCGAAGTCGGCGCCAAGGCCGCGACCCTGTCAATCATGGTCGGCGGCTGCCCGAACGCCTTCGAACGTGCCCTGCCGCTGTTCCAGGCCATGGGCAAGAACATCACCCGCGTCGGCGGCAATGGTGACGGCCAGACCGCCAAGGTGGCCAACCAGATCATCGTCGCACTGAACATCCAGGCAGTGGCCGAAGCGCTGTTGTTTGCTGCTAGGAACGGTGCCGACCCGGCCAAGGTGCGCGAGGCGCTGTCCGGTGGTTTCGCCGGCTCGAAAATTCTCGAAGTGCACGGCGAGCGCATGATCAAGGGCACATTCGATCCGGGCTTCCGCATCAGCCTGCACCAGAAGGACCTCAACCTGGCGCTGTCCGGTGCTCGCGAGCTTGGCCTGAACCTGCCCAACACCGCCAACGCCCAGCAGGTGTTCAGCACCTGCGCGGCCCTCGGTGGCAGCGGCTGGGACCACTCTGCCCTGATCAAGGGTCTGGAGCATATGGCCAACTTCAATATCCGCGGCGAGTAA
- the hyi gene encoding hydroxypyruvate isomerase, with amino-acid sequence MPRFAANLSMLFTEVDFLDRFAAAAEAGFSGVEYLFPYDFPVEEIKARLNANKLEQVLFNLPAGDWGKGERGIACHPDRVEEFRAGVDKAIAYAKVLGNQQINCLAGIRPQGVDCATVEKTFVDNLRYAADKLAGADIRLVMEAINTRDIPGFYLSTTKQALDIRDKVGSTNLYLQYDIYHMQIMEGDLARTVENNLAAINHVQLADNPGRNEPGTGEINYRFLFEHLDRIGYQGWIGCEYKPATTTAAGLGWMKAHNAI; translated from the coding sequence ATGCCCCGTTTTGCTGCCAACCTGTCCATGCTGTTCACCGAAGTGGACTTCCTGGACCGTTTCGCCGCTGCCGCCGAAGCCGGTTTCAGCGGCGTGGAATACCTCTTTCCCTATGACTTCCCGGTCGAAGAGATCAAGGCCCGCCTGAACGCCAACAAGCTTGAGCAGGTGCTCTTCAACCTGCCGGCCGGCGACTGGGGCAAGGGCGAACGCGGCATCGCCTGCCACCCGGATCGCGTTGAGGAATTCCGCGCTGGCGTCGACAAGGCCATCGCCTACGCCAAGGTACTGGGCAACCAGCAGATCAACTGCCTGGCTGGCATCCGCCCGCAGGGCGTGGACTGCGCGACCGTGGAAAAGACCTTCGTCGACAACCTGCGCTACGCCGCTGACAAGCTGGCCGGCGCCGACATTCGCCTGGTCATGGAAGCCATCAACACACGCGACATCCCCGGCTTCTATCTCAGCACCACAAAGCAGGCCCTGGACATCCGCGACAAGGTCGGCAGCACCAATCTGTACCTGCAGTACGACATCTACCACATGCAGATCATGGAAGGTGACCTGGCCCGTACCGTGGAAAACAACCTGGCCGCGATCAACCACGTGCAATTGGCCGACAACCCGGGCCGCAACGAGCCGGGCACCGGCGAAATCAACTACCGCTTCCTCTTCGAGCACCTGGATCGCATCGGCTATCAGGGCTGGATTGGCTGCGAATACAAGCCGGCTACCACCACCGCTGCCGGCCTCGGCTGGATGAAGGCGCATAACGCAATCTGA
- the gcl gene encoding glyoxylate carboligase: MARMRAIEAAVLVMRREGVDTAFGVPGAAINPLYAALKKLGGIDHVLARHVEGASHMAEGYTRTNAGNIGVCIGTSGPAGTDMVTGLYSASADSIPILCITGQAPRARMHKEDFQAVDITSIVGPVTKWATTVMEPGQVPRAFQRAFHEMRSGRPGPVLIDLPFDVQMAEIEFDIDAYEPLPVAKPSTSRVQAEKAIAMLNDAERPLLVAGGGIFNADAADKLVEFAELTGVPVVPTLMGWGAIPDDHKLMVGMVGLQTSHRYGNATLLASDLVFGIGNRWANRHTGSVDVYTEGRKFIHVDIEPTQIGRVFNPDLGIVSDAGSALDAFLEVAREWKAAGKLKDRSAWVEACRERKRTLQRKTHFDNVPAKPQRVYEEMNEAFGKDTCYVSTIGLSQIAGAQFLHVYKPRHWINCGQAGPLGWTIPAALGVVKADPSRNVVALSGDYDFQFMIEELAVGAQFNLPYIHVLVNNSYLGLIRQAQRGFDIDYCVQLAFENINAPELNGYGVDHVTVVEGLGCKAIRVFDPNELQNAFAEAKRLMAEHRVPVVVEIILERVTNISMGTEINAINEFEELAERGVDAPTAISLLD, from the coding sequence ATGGCCAGAATGAGAGCAATCGAGGCAGCCGTACTGGTGATGCGCCGCGAAGGCGTCGATACCGCGTTCGGCGTCCCCGGCGCTGCCATCAACCCCCTGTATGCCGCACTGAAGAAACTCGGTGGCATCGATCACGTCCTGGCCCGCCACGTCGAAGGCGCTTCGCACATGGCCGAGGGCTACACCCGCACCAACGCCGGCAACATCGGCGTGTGCATCGGCACCTCCGGCCCGGCTGGCACCGACATGGTCACCGGCCTGTATTCGGCCAGCGCCGACTCCATTCCGATCCTCTGCATCACCGGCCAGGCGCCGCGTGCACGCATGCACAAGGAAGATTTCCAGGCGGTGGACATCACCAGCATCGTCGGCCCGGTGACCAAGTGGGCCACCACCGTGATGGAGCCCGGCCAGGTGCCGCGCGCCTTCCAGCGGGCCTTCCATGAAATGCGCAGCGGCCGCCCCGGTCCGGTGCTGATCGACCTGCCGTTCGACGTGCAGATGGCCGAGATCGAATTCGATATCGACGCCTACGAACCGCTGCCGGTGGCCAAGCCGAGCACCAGCCGCGTTCAGGCCGAAAAAGCCATCGCCATGCTCAATGACGCCGAACGTCCGCTGCTGGTCGCCGGGGGCGGCATCTTCAATGCCGATGCGGCGGACAAGCTGGTCGAATTCGCCGAGCTGACCGGCGTGCCGGTGGTGCCGACCCTGATGGGCTGGGGCGCGATTCCGGATGATCACAAGCTGATGGTCGGCATGGTCGGTCTACAGACTTCGCATCGCTACGGCAACGCCACCCTGCTCGCTTCCGACCTGGTGTTCGGCATCGGCAACCGCTGGGCCAACCGCCACACCGGCTCGGTCGACGTCTACACCGAAGGCCGCAAGTTCATCCACGTCGACATCGAACCGACGCAGATCGGCCGCGTGTTCAACCCGGATCTGGGCATCGTTTCCGACGCCGGCAGCGCACTGGACGCCTTTCTGGAAGTCGCCCGCGAGTGGAAAGCCGCCGGCAAGCTGAAGGACCGCAGCGCCTGGGTCGAAGCCTGCCGCGAGCGCAAGCGCACCCTGCAGCGCAAGACCCACTTCGACAACGTGCCGGCCAAGCCGCAGCGCGTGTACGAAGAGATGAACGAAGCTTTCGGCAAGGACACCTGCTACGTCAGCACCATCGGTCTGTCGCAGATCGCCGGCGCGCAGTTCCTGCACGTGTACAAGCCGCGTCACTGGATCAACTGCGGCCAGGCCGGCCCGCTGGGCTGGACCATTCCGGCAGCCCTCGGTGTAGTCAAGGCTGACCCGAGTCGCAATGTGGTGGCGCTGTCCGGCGACTACGACTTCCAGTTCATGATCGAGGAGCTGGCCGTCGGCGCGCAGTTCAACCTGCCCTATATCCACGTGCTGGTGAACAACTCCTACCTGGGCTTGATCCGTCAGGCCCAGCGCGGCTTCGACATCGATTACTGCGTGCAGCTGGCGTTCGAGAACATCAACGCGCCGGAGCTCAATGGGTATGGCGTCGACCACGTCACCGTGGTCGAGGGCCTGGGCTGCAAGGCGATCCGCGTGTTCGACCCGAACGAGCTGCAGAACGCCTTCGCCGAAGCCAAGCGCCTGATGGCCGAGCACCGCGTGCCGGTGGTGGTGGAGATCATCCTGGAGCGTGTTACCAACATTTCCATGGGCACCGAGATCAACGCCATCAACGAGTTCGAGGAACTGGCCGAGCGCGGCGTCGACGCCCCGACCGCCATCTCGCTGCTCGACTGA
- a CDS encoding LysR family transcriptional regulator, with amino-acid sequence MDRHTLIRSFVLVADNGSFAAAALSEGVTPVVMGRRLDALERHLGVKLMHRSTRGLQLTDLGEQYLDRARALLKDFDEADASVARGGRSVRGHLVVSAPAAFGRRHIAPHAPAFLKRYPDLKLSFNFTDSLVDLVRQGYDMGIRIGEVTDPNYVAVKLFPNRRVVCGAPSYFELHGVPRTLEDLARHNCLAFNLQGGQQRGWTFLRDGRQVAVKVAGNLDCNDGELLYDWVKQGLGIGWRSTWEIQAELKAGELVTVLDDYEIPAYDIQAVYPQQRYLPAKVRFFIDYLKDIYNAPGYWEERGS; translated from the coding sequence ATGGACCGTCATACCCTCATCCGCAGTTTCGTTCTGGTAGCCGACAACGGCAGCTTCGCCGCAGCTGCGCTGAGCGAAGGTGTCACCCCGGTGGTCATGGGGCGCCGTCTGGACGCGCTGGAGCGCCACCTGGGCGTCAAGTTGATGCATCGCTCCACACGTGGCCTGCAGTTGACCGACCTCGGTGAGCAGTACCTCGATCGCGCCCGAGCCCTGCTCAAGGACTTCGACGAGGCCGACGCCAGCGTGGCCCGTGGGGGCAGGTCGGTGCGCGGGCACCTGGTGGTATCCGCGCCTGCGGCTTTCGGCAGGCGGCATATCGCGCCGCATGCGCCTGCTTTTCTCAAGCGTTACCCGGACCTGAAGCTGTCGTTCAACTTCACCGACAGTCTGGTCGACCTGGTGCGCCAGGGCTACGACATGGGCATTCGCATCGGCGAGGTGACCGACCCCAACTACGTTGCGGTCAAGCTCTTCCCCAATCGCCGTGTGGTCTGTGGTGCGCCCAGTTACTTCGAGCTGCATGGCGTGCCGCGCACCCTCGAAGACCTGGCGCGGCACAACTGCCTGGCGTTCAACCTGCAGGGCGGTCAGCAGCGCGGTTGGACCTTCCTGCGCGACGGGCGCCAGGTGGCGGTGAAGGTGGCCGGTAATCTCGATTGCAACGACGGCGAACTGCTCTACGACTGGGTCAAGCAGGGACTGGGAATCGGTTGGCGCTCGACCTGGGAAATCCAGGCGGAGTTGAAGGCCGGCGAGCTGGTCACGGTGCTCGATGATTACGAAATCCCGGCCTATGACATCCAGGCGGTATACCCACAGCAACGTTACCTGCCGGCCAAGGTGCGCTTTTTCATCGACTACCTGAAGGACATCTACAACGCGCCGGGGTACTGGGAAGAGCGAGGTAGTTGA
- a CDS encoding GlcG/HbpS family heme-binding protein: MNALNLSIAVSITHNALAVGRELRAAPLTVAVLDAGGHLISLQREDGASLLRPQIAIGKAWGALALGKGSRLIAADAQQRPAFIGAVNNLAQGSLVPAPGGVLIRDEQGQVIGAVGITGDTSDIDEQCAVSALESLGLQADAGV; this comes from the coding sequence ATGAATGCGCTTAACCTGTCCATAGCCGTGAGCATCACCCACAACGCGCTCGCCGTCGGGCGTGAGCTTCGCGCTGCGCCGCTGACGGTGGCGGTGCTGGATGCTGGCGGGCATCTGATCAGCCTGCAGCGCGAGGATGGTGCCAGCCTGCTGCGTCCGCAGATCGCTATTGGCAAGGCCTGGGGGGCGTTGGCGCTCGGCAAGGGCTCGCGCTTGATCGCCGCCGATGCGCAGCAGCGCCCGGCCTTTATCGGTGCGGTGAACAATCTGGCTCAAGGCAGCCTGGTGCCGGCCCCGGGTGGGGTTTTGATTCGTGATGAACAGGGGCAGGTGATCGGTGCCGTCGGCATCACCGGCGATACCTCGGATATCGATGAGCAGTGTGCAGTGAGTGCGCTGGAGTCGCTGGGTCTGCAGGCGGATGCTGGGGTATAG
- a CDS encoding TetR/AcrR family transcriptional regulator: MTSIRERNKELILRAASVEFADKGFAATKTSDIAAKAGLPKPNVYYYFKSKENLYREVLESIIEPLLAASAPFNQPGHPSEVLAAYIRSKIRISRELPHASKVFASEIMHGAPHLSPEQTEQLNAQAKHNIACIQRWIDQGLMAKVDPHHLLFSIWAATQTYADFDWQISTVTGKANLDDADYEAAAQTIIRLVLKGCEVNPMPSTASELVTSA, translated from the coding sequence ATGACCAGCATTCGCGAGCGCAACAAAGAGCTCATCCTGCGCGCAGCCAGCGTGGAGTTCGCCGACAAGGGCTTCGCCGCCACCAAGACCAGTGACATCGCGGCCAAGGCAGGCCTGCCCAAGCCCAACGTCTACTACTACTTCAAGTCCAAGGAAAACCTCTACCGTGAGGTCCTGGAAAGCATCATCGAGCCGTTGCTGGCTGCCTCTGCCCCCTTCAACCAGCCAGGCCACCCGAGCGAAGTCCTGGCTGCCTACATCCGCTCGAAGATCCGCATCTCCCGCGAACTGCCGCATGCTTCCAAAGTGTTCGCCAGCGAGATCATGCACGGTGCGCCACATCTGTCACCGGAACAGACCGAACAGCTCAACGCCCAGGCCAAACACAATATCGCCTGCATCCAGCGCTGGATCGACCAGGGCCTGATGGCCAAGGTCGACCCTCATCATCTGCTGTTCAGCATCTGGGCCGCGACCCAGACCTACGCCGACTTCGACTGGCAGATCTCCACCGTCACCGGCAAGGCCAACCTGGACGACGCCGACTACGAAGCCGCCGCACAGACCATCATTCGCCTGGTACTCAAGGGCTGTGAGGTCAACCCGATGCCATCGACAGCGTCCGAGCTGGTGACCAGCGCCTAA
- the moaA gene encoding GTP 3',8-cyclase MoaA, protein MNTSQLVDPFGRRITYLRLSVTDRCDFRCTYCMSEDMQFAPRAQILSLEELYAVADAFIGLGVRRIRITGGEPLVRKNLLSLLQRLGARDELDDLAITTNGSQLGELAPQLRAAGVRRLNISLDSLQRERFAAFTRRDKLDQVLAGIEAARAAGFDRIKLNSVVQSGRNDDEVLDLVEFAIDRGLDISFIEEMPLGSVVSHSREQTFCSSDEVRQRIEQRHSLVRSSTVTGGPSRYWQVVGSDTRVGFISPHSHNFCGDCNRVRVTAEGKLVLCLGHDNALDLKRLLRAYPGDGERLRQALVEALRLKPERHHFATDEQVQVVRFMSMTGG, encoded by the coding sequence GTGAATACCAGTCAGCTCGTCGATCCCTTCGGTCGACGCATCACCTACCTGCGGTTGTCGGTGACCGACCGCTGCGATTTTCGCTGCACCTACTGCATGAGCGAAGACATGCAGTTCGCACCGCGTGCACAGATTCTCAGCCTGGAAGAGCTCTACGCCGTGGCCGATGCCTTCATCGGCCTGGGCGTAAGGCGTATTCGCATCACCGGTGGCGAGCCGCTGGTGCGCAAGAACCTGCTCAGCCTGCTGCAGCGCCTGGGCGCACGTGACGAGCTGGATGACCTGGCAATCACCACCAATGGTTCGCAACTCGGCGAGCTGGCGCCGCAATTGCGTGCGGCCGGTGTACGCCGTCTGAACATCAGCCTGGACTCTCTGCAGCGCGAGCGTTTCGCCGCATTCACCCGGCGCGACAAGCTCGACCAGGTGTTGGCAGGCATCGAGGCGGCACGTGCTGCCGGCTTCGACAGGATCAAGCTCAACAGCGTGGTGCAAAGCGGGCGTAACGACGACGAGGTGCTCGATCTGGTCGAGTTCGCCATCGACCGTGGCCTGGATATCAGCTTCATCGAGGAAATGCCGCTGGGCAGTGTGGTCAGCCACAGTCGCGAGCAGACGTTCTGCTCCAGTGACGAGGTGCGTCAGCGCATCGAACAGCGGCACTCGCTGGTGCGCAGCAGCACGGTAACCGGCGGTCCCTCGCGCTACTGGCAGGTGGTCGGTAGCGATACGCGAGTCGGCTTTATCTCGCCGCACAGTCACAACTTCTGCGGTGACTGCAACCGTGTGCGGGTTACTGCCGAGGGCAAGCTGGTGCTCTGCCTTGGCCATGACAATGCGCTGGATCTCAAGCGTCTGCTACGCGCCTATCCGGGTGACGGCGAGCGCTTGCGTCAGGCGCTGGTCGAGGCGTTGCGCCTGAAGCCCGAACGACATCACTTCGCCACCGACGAGCAGGTCCAGGTGGTGCGCTTCATGAGCATGACCGGCGGATAG
- a CDS encoding substrate-binding periplasmic protein codes for MKPVRLCLLSTVLLSPNGLAQTYVVGVEDLPFAPHYSLDADGQYRGFAREVLDAFAADSGVSLSYKALPVDQLLPALQRGEIDFKYPDSPHWAGAQKAGMALHYSRAVVDYVDGVLVAPQRQGMALESIHRLAMVQGWTPRGYESSIDSGQIQLNYSDDLRQMIRQALKQDTDGAYFNVVVATHYLDNIRARPGALVFDPRLPHTRGSFHLSSQRHPQLIARFDQFLAERSAQVAALKADHRVEANLDSEYMGVEQWKVDFLERQKAKAGAQAPASSTR; via the coding sequence ATGAAGCCCGTACGACTGTGTCTGCTATCTACCGTTTTACTGAGCCCGAATGGCCTGGCCCAGACTTATGTGGTCGGTGTCGAGGACCTGCCGTTCGCGCCGCATTACAGCCTTGATGCCGATGGGCAATACCGCGGCTTCGCACGTGAGGTCCTGGACGCCTTCGCCGCAGACAGCGGCGTCAGCCTGAGCTACAAAGCGTTGCCGGTGGATCAGCTGCTGCCGGCCCTGCAGCGCGGCGAGATCGACTTCAAGTATCCCGACAGCCCACACTGGGCCGGCGCGCAAAAGGCGGGCATGGCGTTGCATTACAGCCGGGCCGTGGTCGATTACGTCGATGGTGTACTGGTAGCGCCGCAACGTCAGGGCATGGCGCTGGAGAGCATTCACCGCCTGGCGATGGTGCAGGGCTGGACGCCGCGGGGCTACGAGAGCTCCATCGACAGCGGGCAGATCCAGCTGAATTACAGCGACGACCTGCGCCAGATGATTCGTCAGGCCTTGAAGCAGGACACCGATGGTGCCTACTTCAATGTGGTGGTGGCGACGCATTATCTGGACAACATCCGCGCGCGGCCCGGTGCACTGGTGTTCGACCCCCGGTTGCCGCACACCCGTGGCAGTTTTCACCTGTCGAGCCAGCGTCATCCGCAACTGATCGCCCGCTTCGATCAATTTCTTGCCGAGCGCTCTGCCCAGGTGGCGGCACTCAAGGCGGACCATCGCGTCGAGGCCAACCTGGACAGCGAATACATGGGTGTCGAACAGTGGAAAGTGGATTTTCTCGAGCGCCAGAAAGCCAAAGCCGGCGCACAGGCGCCGGCTTCGTCCACTCGCTGA
- a CDS encoding NCS1 family nucleobase:cation symporter-1, translating into MSNTEDFRIKNIDPSLHNEDLAPLAPEKRTWGWFEIFNVWSNDIQSLFGYTLAATLFISYGLNGWAVLAGIVLAGFIVMGLVQLTGKPSVKYGIPFPVFARASMGVRGANFPALVRGIVAIFWYGVQTYFASTAVALLLNSLLEPQAPAVYMGLTAIGWLSYVIVCLFQVGLFVCGMSWITRFLNWAGPLVYVVMIALMGLIWYKAGPSLLSELGNIFSGSGEYKAGPVAAFFAVVGTMVAYFAAVVINYGDFARFVKSEKQMTIGNFLGLPVSLAFFSLIALVITAGTVVVFGETLTNPTDIVARVDNLTLTIIAALTFFAATVGINLVANFIPPAYDLANLAPAHISARTGGFITAGIAFFIGALWVAFISSVGIAAFVDTLGAVLAPLYGIIVADYYLVRRRKLDLQQLFSAEVGSTYYFDGGWNRKAMLAFAIGSMFSVASVWAPALSQLSGYAWLLGALLGAVLHYGLMHGQAQALKRADATV; encoded by the coding sequence ATGTCCAACACCGAAGACTTTCGTATCAAGAACATCGACCCCTCGCTACACAACGAGGACCTCGCCCCATTGGCTCCCGAGAAACGCACCTGGGGCTGGTTCGAGATTTTCAACGTTTGGTCGAATGACATTCAAAGCCTGTTCGGCTACACCCTGGCGGCGACGCTGTTCATTTCCTACGGCCTCAATGGCTGGGCGGTACTGGCGGGTATCGTGCTCGCCGGCTTCATCGTCATGGGCCTGGTGCAACTGACCGGTAAACCCAGCGTCAAGTACGGCATCCCCTTCCCGGTATTCGCCCGTGCCAGCATGGGCGTGCGTGGCGCCAACTTCCCTGCCCTGGTGCGCGGTATCGTCGCCATCTTCTGGTATGGCGTGCAGACTTACTTCGCCTCCACCGCCGTGGCGCTGCTGCTGAACTCGCTGCTTGAGCCACAGGCTCCGGCCGTGTACATGGGCCTGACTGCCATCGGCTGGCTGTCCTACGTGATCGTCTGCCTGTTCCAGGTGGGGCTGTTCGTCTGCGGCATGAGCTGGATAACCCGCTTCCTCAATTGGGCCGGACCGCTGGTCTACGTGGTGATGATCGCGCTGATGGGCCTGATCTGGTACAAGGCCGGCCCGAGCCTGCTCAGCGAGCTGGGCAACATCTTCAGTGGCTCGGGCGAATACAAGGCCGGCCCGGTGGCCGCCTTCTTCGCCGTGGTCGGTACCATGGTCGCCTACTTCGCCGCGGTGGTGATCAACTACGGCGACTTCGCCCGCTTCGTCAAAAGCGAAAAACAGATGACCATCGGCAACTTCCTCGGTTTGCCGGTGAGCCTGGCGTTCTTCTCGCTGATCGCCCTGGTGATCACCGCCGGCACCGTGGTGGTGTTCGGCGAGACGCTGACCAACCCCACCGACATCGTCGCGCGCGTCGACAACCTGACCCTGACCATCATCGCCGCACTGACCTTCTTCGCCGCGACCGTGGGCATCAACCTGGTGGCCAACTTCATCCCGCCAGCCTATGACCTGGCCAACCTGGCACCGGCACATATCAGTGCCCGCACCGGGGGCTTCATAACCGCCGGCATCGCCTTCTTCATCGGCGCGCTGTGGGTGGCCTTCATTAGCAGCGTCGGGATCGCCGCTTTCGTCGACACCCTGGGCGCCGTGCTCGCGCCGCTGTACGGCATCATCGTCGCCGACTATTACCTGGTGCGCCGGCGCAAGCTCGACCTGCAGCAGCTGTTCAGTGCCGAAGTCGGTTCGACGTACTACTTCGATGGCGGCTGGAACCGCAAGGCGATGCTGGCCTTCGCCATCGGCTCGATGTTCTCCGTCGCTTCGGTATGGGCGCCAGCCCTGAGCCAACTGTCGGGCTATGCCTGGCTACTCGGCGCCCTGCTTGGTGCAGTGCTGCACTATGGCCTGATGCACGGCCAGGCGCAGGCACTGAAGCGTGCCGACGCCACCGTCTAA
- a CDS encoding outer membrane protein OmpK: MKLKHLPHCLTLSAGLFCGQQALAGDLLYWQDNSLSYLYGENFQRMNFNAEEQRTQTTFTFEHASGWAWGDIFYFLDYIRADNVQTRGSFDNGTFRQHDRNSFYYMEFSPRVSLSWLTGQKLAAGPVKDVFAAFTYEKGEGGPGPENYLYGIGLDWEVPGFTYFKTNLYQVKINNHTFFNDADGNGYATQLTVSAAYPFSLGDQDFLVDGFLDWRSPSRDAGTQTSVGSSIQLKWDAGKALFGKERQLYVGTEINMWRAKYGVKPVDGSGDRFDQTAVQALVKYHF, encoded by the coding sequence ATGAAACTCAAGCATCTGCCTCACTGCCTGACCCTCTCTGCCGGACTGTTCTGCGGCCAGCAAGCGCTCGCCGGCGACCTGCTCTACTGGCAGGACAACAGTCTGTCGTACCTGTATGGCGAGAACTTCCAGCGCATGAATTTCAATGCTGAAGAGCAGCGCACCCAGACCACCTTCACCTTCGAACACGCCAGCGGCTGGGCCTGGGGCGACATCTTCTACTTCCTCGACTACATCCGCGCCGACAACGTGCAGACGCGCGGCAGCTTCGATAATGGCACCTTCCGCCAGCACGACCGTAACTCCTTCTACTACATGGAGTTCTCGCCACGCGTGAGCCTGAGCTGGCTGACCGGGCAAAAGCTCGCCGCCGGCCCGGTCAAGGATGTATTCGCGGCCTTCACCTACGAGAAAGGTGAAGGCGGCCCAGGGCCTGAGAACTACCTGTACGGCATCGGGCTGGACTGGGAAGTGCCCGGCTTCACCTACTTCAAGACCAACCTGTATCAGGTGAAGATCAACAACCACACCTTCTTCAACGACGCAGACGGCAACGGCTACGCCACCCAGCTGACCGTCAGCGCCGCATACCCCTTCAGCCTGGGTGATCAGGACTTCCTCGTCGACGGCTTCCTGGACTGGCGCTCGCCGTCTCGCGACGCTGGCACCCAGACTTCGGTCGGCTCCTCGATCCAGCTCAAATGGGACGCCGGCAAGGCGCTGTTCGGCAAGGAACGGCAGCTCTACGTCGGCACCGAGATCAACATGTGGCGGGCCAAGTACGGGGTCAAGCCGGTGGATGGCTCGGGAGACCGCTTCGACCAGACGGCGGTACAGGCGCTGGTCAAGTACCACTTCTGA